A DNA window from Streptomyces canus contains the following coding sequences:
- a CDS encoding multidrug effflux MFS transporter, with amino-acid sequence MPEQGAPTPHLEQRAATADKEPPTVAVRRTGLLVTLLLGGLTATPPLAMDMYLPSLPEVTDALHAPAATVQLTLTACLLGMALGQLVVGPMSDRWGRRRPLLAGLVVYVVATALCAVAPTVEFLVGFRLAQGLAGAAGIVIARAVVRDLYDGLAMARFFATLMLIGGVAPIVAPLIGGQILRVTDWRGVFVVLTVIGALLAALVWARLPETLPAAERHTGGVGEALHAMRRLLADLPFTGYLLTGGFAFAALFAYISASPFVIQEIYGASPQTFSLLFGLNSVGLVIVGQINGKVLVGRVSLDRALGVGLLIVTAAATALLLMATGTFGEVGLAPVAAALFVLMSAMGVTLPNAQSLALLRTTHSAGSASALLGTSSFLIGAIASPLVGMAGEDTAVPMAVVQLAAALVALTCFMAMCRSGNRRATTEGAEN; translated from the coding sequence ATGCCCGAGCAGGGCGCACCGACACCGCACCTGGAGCAGCGGGCGGCCACCGCGGACAAGGAACCACCCACGGTCGCCGTCCGCCGCACCGGCCTGCTCGTCACCCTGCTCCTGGGCGGCCTCACCGCCACACCACCGCTGGCGATGGACATGTACCTCCCCTCGCTGCCCGAGGTCACCGACGCCCTGCACGCGCCCGCCGCCACCGTCCAGCTCACCCTCACCGCCTGTCTGCTCGGCATGGCCCTCGGACAGCTGGTGGTCGGCCCGATGAGCGACCGCTGGGGCCGCAGGCGCCCGCTGCTCGCCGGTCTCGTCGTGTACGTCGTCGCCACCGCGCTGTGTGCCGTCGCGCCCACGGTGGAGTTCCTCGTCGGCTTCCGGCTGGCGCAGGGTCTCGCGGGCGCGGCGGGCATAGTGATCGCCCGCGCCGTGGTCCGGGACCTGTACGACGGCCTGGCGATGGCCCGCTTCTTCGCCACCCTCATGCTGATCGGCGGGGTCGCACCGATCGTCGCGCCGCTGATCGGCGGGCAGATCCTGCGGGTGACGGACTGGCGGGGCGTGTTCGTGGTCCTGACGGTCATCGGCGCGCTGCTCGCCGCCCTGGTCTGGGCACGGTTGCCCGAGACCCTGCCGGCGGCGGAGCGGCACACCGGCGGTGTCGGCGAGGCCCTGCACGCGATGCGCCGTCTCCTCGCCGACCTGCCGTTCACCGGCTACCTGCTCACCGGCGGCTTCGCCTTCGCCGCGCTGTTCGCCTACATCTCCGCGTCGCCGTTCGTGATCCAGGAGATCTACGGCGCCTCCCCGCAGACCTTCAGCCTGCTGTTCGGCCTGAACTCCGTCGGGCTGGTCATCGTCGGCCAGATCAACGGCAAGGTGCTGGTGGGCAGGGTGAGCCTGGACCGGGCGCTGGGCGTGGGCCTGCTGATCGTGACGGCGGCGGCCACGGCGTTGCTGCTGATGGCGACGGGGACCTTCGGCGAGGTGGGCCTGGCTCCCGTCGCCGCCGCGCTCTTCGTCCTGATGTCGGCGATGGGCGTCACCCTGCCCAACGCCCAGTCCCTCGCCCTGCTGCGCACCACGCACTCCGCCGGCTCCGCTTCCGCCCTGCTCGGCACGTCCTCCTTCCTCATCGGTGCGATCGCCTCCCCATTGGTCGGGATGGCCGGGGAGGACACCGCCGTCCCGATGGCGGTCGTCCAACTGGCGGCAGCACTGGTAGCCCTCACCTGTTTCATGGCAATGTGCCGTTCCGGGAACAGGCGTGCGACTACGGAGGGAGCGGAGAACTGA
- a CDS encoding Gfo/Idh/MocA family protein, whose product MTEQSVRWGILATGGIAAAFTADLVDLPDAEVVAVASRSEASAKVFAERFGIERAYGDWGALAEDADIDVVYVATPHSAHRVAAGLCLTAGRNVLCEKAFTLNAREAEELVALAKEHDRFLMEAMWMYCNPLIRRLKGLVDDGAIGEIRTVQADFGLAGPFPPAHRLRDPAQGGGALLDLGVYPVSFAHLLLGEPSDVTAKAVLSEEGVDLQTGALLSWDSGALASLHCSLTGGTATIASVTGSLGRIDIPNGFFHPDRFVLHRDGRDPEEFVADPADGPRNSLKHEAREVMRAVRAGETQSPLVPLDGTLAVMRTLDAVRDRIGVRYPSEAGEPELTPA is encoded by the coding sequence ATGACGGAGCAGAGCGTGCGCTGGGGGATTCTGGCGACGGGCGGGATCGCGGCGGCGTTCACCGCGGACCTGGTGGATCTGCCGGACGCGGAGGTCGTGGCGGTCGCCTCGCGGTCCGAGGCCTCGGCGAAGGTGTTCGCGGAGCGGTTCGGGATCGAGCGGGCGTACGGCGACTGGGGCGCCCTGGCCGAGGACGCGGACATCGATGTCGTGTACGTCGCCACCCCGCACTCGGCGCACCGCGTGGCCGCCGGGCTGTGCCTGACCGCCGGCCGCAACGTGCTGTGCGAAAAGGCGTTCACGCTGAACGCGCGCGAGGCCGAGGAGCTGGTCGCGCTCGCGAAGGAGCACGACCGCTTCCTCATGGAGGCCATGTGGATGTACTGCAACCCGCTGATCCGGCGGCTCAAGGGCCTCGTCGACGACGGCGCGATCGGCGAGATCCGCACGGTGCAGGCCGACTTCGGGCTCGCCGGGCCCTTCCCGCCCGCGCACCGGCTGCGGGACCCGGCGCAGGGCGGGGGCGCGCTCCTCGACCTCGGGGTGTATCCGGTGTCGTTCGCGCATCTGCTGCTCGGGGAGCCCTCGGACGTCACGGCGAAGGCGGTGCTCTCCGAGGAGGGCGTGGACCTGCAGACGGGCGCGCTGCTGTCCTGGGACAGCGGGGCGCTCGCCTCCCTGCACTGCTCCCTGACCGGCGGCACCGCCACGATCGCGTCGGTCACCGGCTCGCTGGGTCGGATCGACATCCCGAACGGCTTCTTCCACCCGGACCGTTTCGTCCTGCACCGCGACGGGCGCGACCCGGAGGAGTTCGTCGCCGACCCGGCCGACGGGCCCCGCAACAGCCTCAAGCACGAGGCCCGCGAGGTCATGCGCGCGGTGCGGGCCGGTGAGACGCAGTCCCCGCTGGTGCCGCTGGACGGCACGCTGGCCGTGATGCGGACGCTCGACGCGGTACGGGACCGGATCGGCGTCCGCTATCCGAGCGAGGCGGGTGAGCCGGAACTCACACCTGCCTGA